The following nucleotide sequence is from Mycobacterium sp. Z3061.
TACACCGCGTCCAAGGCGGCGCTGGCCAGCGTCACCAAGAACTTGTCCAAAAGCCTTGCCGCGGAGGGCATTCTGGTCAATTGCGTGTGCCCGGGGACCATTGTGACGGCCAGCTTCACCGAGAACCTCAAGGACATCCTCGCCGCCGACGGGCTCGATGCCACCAACCCGTGGGACGTGATGAAGTGGATCGACACGAACTTCCACCACCCCTGTGACCTTGGACGCGCCGGGCTGCCCGAGGAGATCGCCTCCATCACCGCGTATCTGGCGTCTCGCCGCAACGGATATGTCACCGGGGCGACCGTGAACGTAGACGGCGGGTCGGATTTCATCTAGGAGACCGCCCGGCCAGTGAACCGGGGTCACATTCCCCGGAACTTTTGGGTGGTTCGAGCCGACTTCTTCCGTGTGAGGGATTGCCCGCGGTCGTCTGTGCGCGCGATCTGCCTCCGCCGCAAGCTTTCCAGTTCCCGCACGAACGAGCTACGCACTACTGATCCATGGAGGAAATCACGTGTCCTATGTGCTTGCAGCGCCCGAGTTGATGTCTCTGGCAGCAGCAGATCTCACCCAGCTGGGTTCGCAGGTCAGCGCAGCCGGCGCAGCGGCACACCAGGCCACGACAGGGGTGCTGGCGGCGGCGGCCGATGAGGTGTCATCGGCTGTGGCGGCGCTGTTCGCCGGGCACGGCCTCGAGTTCCAATCGGCCAGCATCCAAGCCGCCACGTTCCGGGACCGATTCGTTCAGCTGTTGAACAGCGCCGGCGCGAATTATGCCTCGGCCGAGGCGGCCGGCGCTTCGCTTCTGGGGATGGCGCCCAGCGTCGGCCTGCTGGGCCTGGGCAATGTCGGCGACCTCAACCTCGGTAGCGGCAACACCGGCAGTTACAACTTCGGCGATGGCAACCTGGGCAGCGGAAACTTCGGCAGCGGCAACCTGGGCAGCAACAACCTGGGCTTGGGCAACCTCGGTCTGTTCAACTTCGGTCTGGGCAATGCCGGCTATCTCAACGTGGGCTTCGGCAACGGGAGCCTGGCTCAGGCGGCTCTGGAAAACAAGATCTCGTCGATCAATTTCGGCAGTGCGAACCTCGGCACCTACAACTTCGGTGACGCGAACGTCGGCAACAACAACCTCGGTCTCGGCAACCTCGGCAACGGCAACTTCGGCGTCGGCAACAACGGCCTCAACAACGTCGGCTTCGGCAACATCGGCACCGGCAACATCGGCATCGGTTTGTCCGGCAACAACCAGATCGGCATCGGTGGGCTCAACTGGAGTGGCAGCGGCGGGTGGAACATCGGGCTGGCCAACAGCGGTAGCTTCAATTTCGGTTTCGCCAATACCGGTGACAGCAACTGGGGGCTGGCCAACACCGGAAGCCACAACATCGGTATCGGTTTGACCGGTGAGAATCAGGTCGGCTTCGGCGGATTCAATTCCGGGACGGGCACTTCCGGCCTGTTCAACTCCGGAACCAACAACACCGGGTTCTTCAACTCCGGCGGCGGTAACTTCGGCGGCGGTCAGAACTGGGGTCTCTTCAACTCGGGCACAGCCAATTCCGGTGTGTTCAACGGGGGCAGCTTCGAGACGGGCCTGTTCAACGCCGGCGACCACAACACCGGCCTGTTCAACGCGGGCAGCTACAACACGGGAGTTCTGAACACCGGCTCGTTCAGCTTCGGTGCTCTGAACGCGGGCCAGGGCAATATGGGCCTGCTCAACCCGGGCACCGGCAACGTCGGCATCGAGAACTCCGGCACGTTCAACTCCGGCTTCGCCAACGCGGGCTACACGAACTTCGGCATCTACAACGCCGGCTACTCGAACATGGGGATCTTCGATTCGGGCTTCGGCAATGCCGGCGCCTTCAACTCCGGCGGTGTCGACTTGAACACGCTCACGGTCGGCGGCGGCAATGTCGGTTTCTTCAACTCGGGTGCCCTGAACACCGGATTCTCGAACTCGGGGAACCTCAACACCGGGTTCTGGAACGGCGGCAGCGTCAACACCGGCTTCGGCAGCGCGGTCACGCAGGCCGGCACCGTCTCGGGCTTCGGCAATTCGGGCGACCACATCTCCGGCTTCTACAACATCGGCAGTTACAACGCCGGCTACGGCAATGCGGGCGAGTACAACTACGGGTTCGAGAACAAGGGGAACGGGCAGGGCGGCTCGATGATGCTGACCCCGGACCTGTCCCCGAATGTGGGATTCCTCAACACGGGTACCAACGGGGTGGGTTTCTTCAACACCGGCCAGTACAACGTGGGAATCTCCAACACAGGCTTCAGCGACGTCGGATACGGCAACGCGGGAATGGTCAACACGGGGTTCCAGAACACCGGCAACTACAACGTCGGCTACGCCAACTCCGGCACCTGGAACTCGGGCTACCGCAACTCGGGCAATTACAACTCGGGCGGCTACAACGACAGCGACAACACCTCGGGATTCTTCCGGTAGCCGCCCCTGTGCGAGCAGACGCAAAAGCCCCCAAAAACCATTGGTTTTGGGGGCTTTTGCGTCTGCTCGCCAGGCGAAATCAGCCCTCGAGGTCGCCTTCGGTTTCCAGCAGCACCCGGCGCAATCCGTCGAGCGTGTCAGCTTGGGGCTCGGCCCACATGCCCCGGCCGGCGGCCTCGAGCAGTCGCTCGGCCATGCCGTGCAGCGCCCACGGGTTGGACTCGTTCATGAATTTGCGGTTCTCCGCATCCAACACGTAGCGCTCGCTGAGTTGCTCGTACATCCAGTCGGCCATCACACCGGCAGTGGCGTCGTAGCCGAACAGATAGTCCACCGTCGCGGCCATTTCGAACGCACCCTTGTAGCCGTGCCGGCGCATCGCCGACATCCAGCGTGGGTTGACCACCCGGGCGCGAAATACCCGAGTGGTCTCCTCCGACAGGGTGCGGGTGCGGATGGCGTCGGGCCGGGTGTTGTCACCGATGTAGGCAGCAGGAGCCTGGCCGGTGAGCGCGCGCACGGTGGCCACCATGCCGCCGTGGTACTGGAAGTAGTCGTCGGAGTCGGCGATGTCGTGTTCGCGCGTGTCGGTGTTCTTGGCGGCCACCGCGATTCGCCGGTATTGCCGGTTCATGTCGTCGACGGCTTCGCGGCCGTCCAGGTTGCGGCCGTAGGCGAATCCGCCCCAGGCCGTGTACACCTGCGCGAGATCGGCGTCGTCGCGCCAATTGCGGCTGTCGATCAGCTGCAGCAGTCCGGCGCCGTACGTGCCCGGCTTAGATCCGAAAATCCTTGTGGTGGAGCGTCGCTGGTCACCGTGCTGAGCCAGGTCGGCCTGCGCGTGGGCGCGGACGTAATTGTCCTCGGCCGGCTCGTCGAGCGTCGCGACCAACTGGACCGCGTCGTCCAGCATGGTGACGACGTGCGGGAATGCGTCCCGGAAGAAACCGGAAATCCGCACGGTCACGTCGATGCGGGGCCGGCCCAATTCAGGCAGCGAGATTGCGGCGAGGTCGACCACGCGCCGGGACGCGTCGTCCCACACCGGTCGAACGCCCAGCAACGCCAGCACTTCGGCGATGTCGTCACCCGCGGTGCGCATCGCCGAGGTGCCCCATACCGACAGCCCGACCGATTGCGGCCACTGTCCGTGATCGGCGCGATACCGCTGCAGAAGCGAATCCGCCAGCGCCACACCGGCTTCCCAGGCCAGCCGGGATGGCACCGCCTTGGGGTCGACCGAGTAGAAGTTACGCCCGGTCGGCAGCACATTGACCAGCCCGCGCAACGGTGACCCTGAGGGGCCGGAGGGGATGAACCGTCCGTCCAGCGCACGCAGCACCTGCTCGATCTCTGATGCGGTGCCGGCCAGCCGCGGCACCACCTCGGTGGCGGCGAAGCGCAGCACGGCCGCGACGTCGGCGTTGTCGGTGAGTCGATCCGCCGCCCACGGATCCCAGCCGGATTCCTGCATCGCCGCTATCAACCCGCGTGCGGCGGCCTCGGTCTGGTCAACGGAGGTGCGTTCGTCGGTGCCGTCTTCGGCCAGGCCCAGCGCCTGGCGCAGGCCCGGCAACGCGTGCGTGCCGCCGAACAGCTGACGGGCCCGCAGGATGGCCAGCACCAGATCGAGTTCACCGTCCCCCGTGGGCTTTTGGCCCAGGATGTGGAGGCCGTCGCGGATCTGGACGTCTTTGATCTCGCACAGCCAACCGTCGACGTGGAGCAGCATGTCGTCGAAGGTGTCTTCTTCGGGACGTTCGGTGAGCCCGAGATCGTGGTCCATCTTGGCCGCCCGGATCAGGGTCCAGATCTGCTGGCGGATGGCGGGCAACTTGGCGGGATCGAGTGCGGCGACGTTGGCGTGCTCGTCGAGCAGCTGCTCCAGACGCGCGATGTCCCCGTAAGTTTCGGCCCGGGCCATCGGCGGGATGAGGTGGTCGACGAGCACCGCGTGCGCGCGGCGCTTGGCCTGGGTGCCCTCGCCGGGGTCGTTGACCAGGAACGGGTAGATCAGCGGCAGATTGCCCAGTGCGGCGTCGGATCCGCAGGCCGCCGACATGCCAAGCGTCTTGCCGGGCAGCCATTCCAGATTTCCGTGCTTGCCCAGGTGCACGATCGCGTGCGATCCGAACCCGGCATCCAACCAGTGGTAGGCGGCCAGGTAATGGTGGCTGGGCGGGAGGTCGGGATCGTGGTATATGGCGACGGGGTTTTCGCCGAAGCCGCGCGGCGGCTGGACCATCAGCACCAGGTTGTCGGATTGGATTGCGGCGATGACGATTTCACCGTCGGGGTCGTTGCTGCGGTCGACGAACAGGTCCCCGGGCGGCGGACCCCAGTGCCGGGTCACCGCATCGGTCAGTTCGGCGGGCAGGGTGGCGAACCACTTGCGGTAGTCGGCGGCCGACACCCGAATCGGGTTGCCGGCCAACTGCTCCGAGGTGAGCCAGTCGGGATCCTGTCCCCCGCGTTCGATCAGGGCGTGGACCAGTGCGTCGCCGTCGCCGGCTTCAACGCCGGGCAGATTTCCCACCTGGTAACCGGCGTCACCCATGGCCCGCAGCAGTGCGACCGCACTGGCCGGGGTATCGAGGCCGACGGCGTTGCCGATGCGCGCGTGTTTGGTGGGGTAGGCCGAGAACACCAGCGCGACGCGCTTGTCGGCGGGGGCGATGCGGCGCAACATCGCGTGCCGGACCGCCAGACCCGCCACCCGGTCGCAGCGCTCCGGGTCGGCAACGTAGGAGATCAACCCGTCGTCGTCGATCTCCTTGAATGAAAACGGGACTGTGATGATGCGGCCGTCGAACTCGGGCACCGCGACCTGAGTGGCGACGTCGAGTGGGCTCAGGCCGTCGTCGTTGTCGCTCCACTGTGCCCGGGAACTGGTCAGGCAAAGCCCCTGCAGAATCGGAACATCCAGCGCCGCAAGATGTTCGACGTTCCAGCTGTCGTCGTTCCCACCGGCCGACGCCGCGGCGGGCTTGACACCGCCCGCAGCCAGCACGGTGACCACCATCGCATCGGCTGCACCGAGGGTCGCCAGCAATTCGGGTTCGGCGGTGCGCAGCGACGCACAGTAGACGGGCAACGCTTTGCCGCCCGCGCGTTCGATCGCCTGGCACAGTGCCTCGACGTACGCGGTGTTGCCGGCCAGCTGCTGAGCGCGGTAATACAGCACTGCGACGGTCGGACCCGTCGTCGGCGCCGCAGTTCGCTCCAGCACACCCCAGGTCGGGGTCGCCACCGGCGGCGAGAAACCGAACCCGGTCATCAGCACCGTGTCGGACAGGAACGCGTGCAACTGGCGGATGTTGTCCACGCCCCCGTGCGCGAGGTAGATGTGCGTCTGCACCGCGATGCCCGCCGCGACGGTGGAGCGGCCGGTCAGGTCCGCGTCAGGGGCCTGCTCGCCACTGACCAGCACCGTCGGCACCCCGCTGGCCAGCACCGTCTCGATGCCGTCCTCCCACGCGCGATACCCGCCGAGGATCCGAACTACCACGATTGACGCGTCGGCCAGCAGGTCCGGCAACTCCACCTCAGACAGCCGTGCCGGGTTCGCCCACCGGTAGTTCTTTCCGCTGGAGCGGGCACTGATCAGGTCAGTGTCGGACGTCGACAGCAACAGAACGGTCGGCTCAGCCACCCCTCATTCGTACCGCAGCGCGGTCGCGCTACCGAATCGGCACGTAGGGTTCCGGTATGAGCAGGGGTTTCATCGTCACCTTCGCGGTCGGGTTGATCATCGCGCTGTTCGGTCTGATCTGGGCCCTGCAGGGATTCGGAGTGCTCGGCGGCAGCCCGATGAGCAACACCACCACCTGGTCCGTCATCGGTCCGATCACGGCGCTGGTCGGCGTGGCGATCGCGGTATTCAGTTGGCGGAAGCTGTCTTCGAAGTAGCCTCATTTTTCCGTCACGGAGAAACTCACGCTGTGCCAGCCGGTAGCGCCGTCGGGGACCGGGTCGGCTCGCTGCTCGGTCTGGACGGCGCCCGTGTTGTCGATGGCGCGCACGGTAATGGTCTGCTTGCCAGGGCTTTTCGCCTGCCACGGAAAGCTCCACAGCCGCCACGTCTCGTTGGAGTAGGCGGCGCCGAGTTCGGCGGGCTGCCACGCCCCGTCGCCGATTCGGACCTCCACGGCACGCACGCCACGGTTCTGCGCCCAGGCCACCCCGCCGAACACCACCGGCCCGAGAGGCACCTGCTGACCTCTCCTCGGCACGTCGATTCGGGACTCGGTCTTGACGGGCGCCTGCGCGGCCCACCCCTGCCGCGTCCAATAGGCTTGCGCCTTGTCGAAGCGGGTCAGCTCGAGCTCGACGACCCACTTGGTGGCCGACACGTAGCCGTAGAGTCCAGGCACCACCAGACGGGCCGGGTAGCCATGCTCGACCGGCAGCGGCTGACCGTTGAGGCTGACGGCCAGCAACGCTTCGCGGCCATCGGTGAGGGCCAGCACCGGCGTGCCGGCGGTGAAGCCGTCGATCGAGGTCGAGAGCACCATATCGGCGTCCTTGTGCACACCGGCCGCCGCCAGCAGGTCCGCCACCCGGTACCCCGTCCAGATGCCCGTTGAAATCAGTTTTCCACCAACTGGATTCGACACACAGGTCAGCGTTGCCACCGTTTCGACGATGTTGAAACGGGCGAGGTCGTCGAAGCTGTATGTGGTTTCGCGGTCGACCATGCCGTGGATGCGCAGGCGCCAGTCGCGGTGACTGATCTGGGGAACACTGAGCGCGGTGTCGATCCGGTAGAAATCGGTGCTGGGTGTGATGAAGCTCGGGAGCGCAACGTCTTTCGGTTGCACCTCCGCCGGTATCGGCGGTGCCGACGACCGTGGTGGCGGGAGGACGAAAGTTCTGCGGTCGGCCGCCACCGACTGCGCCAACCGAGCGATGACGGCGCCCGCGACACCGCTGACGATTCCGAATCCGAGCACGCCCAGGACGAGCAACCGGCGCCTGCCCGCATCCGTCTGGTCGTTGCTCTCGTCGGGGTGCTCGGGATCAGGCGTGATTCGACGAGTGAGCAGGCGCAGGGCCGCCACACCGCAGGCGGTGCCGACAATGGTGGGGATCGTGTCGAGTGCTGTCGCACCCGGCCGCGACAGCACGGCAAGGCATCCGAGCACACCACCCGCGACGATCACCGCGCTGCCGACCGGACGGCGCCGGGTCTCGAGGGTCCCGGCGATCGCCGCCAGTGTCGCGATCACGATGAGTACCACGACGGCCAGGAACGGCTTGTCCAGTGTTCCGAGGGTCTGAATAGCCCATTCTTTGACCGGTCCGGGTGTCAGGTCGACGACTGCAGTGCCGACGGCAGTCCGGGCATCGGCCCGCCCACCGAACGGGATGCTGACCAACTGGGCGACGCCGAGGGCGACGGATGCCGCCGCGACCCCGGCAAGCATCCGTTCGTTCGATGAGGCGGCGACCACCGGCGCTACTCTACCGCTTTGCCGCGACTGCGATGTAAAAGGCTGTAGCACAGTTGAATTCAAGAAATCTTTGCGTCACCGCCGGTTATCGGCGCGAGGATGCGCTGCCTATCGCAAATCAGCCAAGGGATCGGGGGTACGGCGGGGGTCGCGACGTCGTACCGTGTAGCGATGACATCTTCGGTTGCCGGAAAAGTCGTCGCCATCACCGGAGGCGCTCGCGGAATCGGCCTGGCCATTGCCAGCGCGCTACACAGTTCGGGCGCCAAAGTCGCCATCGGGGACATCGACGAAGCCGGCGCCAAGGCAGCGGGCGAGCGCCTCGGGTTGCCACTCGCCACGCGATTGGACGTCACCGATCGCTCGTCGTTCACCGAGTTCCTGGATGCCGCGGAGAATCAACTCGGCCCACTCGACGTCGTGGTAAACAACGCCGGCCTGATCACGGTGGGCAGCGCGGTCGAGGAAACCGATGAGGCCACTCAACGCCTGTTCGACGTCAACGTCCATGGGGTCATCCTGGGCACCAAATTGGCCGCGCAACGAATGCTGCCCCGCCGCCGCGGCCACGTCGTCAACATCGGGTCGCTGGGCAGCGTGTTGCCCACCGAGGGCATCGCAACCTATTGCGCGACAAAGCATGCCGTGCTCGGTTACACCGACGCGGTCCGCATGGAGACCCGCGGCAGGGGTGTCCATTTCACCGTGATCATGCCGACGCTCACCAACACAGACATGGTCGCCGGCGTCGGGCATGCGAAGGGCTTCAAGAACGCCGAACCGGAAGACGTCGCACGGGCGGTCGTCGGCGTAATTGCAAAACCGGAACCACGGGTGGCCATCCCTCGTTCGCTGGGGCTCACGGTGTGGGCTCAGCGTCTGATGCCGCTGGGTGTCGCCGAGGCCCTCGGCCGCGCCCTGGGCACCGGGCGCGTCTTCACCAGCGACTTGCAACGCGAGCAGCATGACGTTTACACCCGGCGGACCGGCCTCTCCTGAACCCGGAGATAGTTCAGGGCCAAAGTCGTTATCTCTGAGAGGAACTCGTCTCGGGAGATGTCCGGACGGTCGAGGATGTAGCGAATGGTGAGATGCTCGACCATCCGCACCAACATCCATGACGCGGTATCGAAGCGGACATCCGGGCGCACCTGACGCCGGTTCAACATCAGGTACGCCATGGTCAATTCGCTGATGCGTTGCTCGAAGGCGACCAGTTTGCCACTGGAACCCAGGCGTGGAGTCTGTTCGATCACCGCACGCAGGAACTCCGGGTGCACGTCGAGCGCATCCAGCAGCGCAGCTACCGAACTTCGCACGTGATCGGGCGCAGGTTGATCCAGCGACTGCGCCAGCGTGGATGCGACCGCCGCTGCCAGCTCGTCGCTGTAGCGGTCGATGACCGCGGCGACGATGGCGTCCTTGTTCGGGAAGTACTGGTAGAGCGAACCCGGGCTGACCCCCGCGGCGGCGGCGATGCGGTTGGTAGACGCCCCGTCGTATCCGTGGGCGATCAGAACCTCCTGGGCCGCGTTCAGGATCCGTTCCACCATGGTCCGGGAACGGTCTTGGCTGGGCGTTCTTCGCGCGCCACCCTTGTTGGCTCTGGCCATCAGAACGCGAATTGAACGTGAATAAAAGCTCGTGTCAGCATTGTCGTCATGGTGGCACACCCCGAGGTTCTGCTCAAGACGGAGCTCAACCCCACCGAGGACGCCGGATATCCACGACGCTTCCTCGGCGCCGAGGCCCGTAACCGCCGACTCGGGCGACCTCTGAAACTCCTCACCCGAACCACACAGCCCGACACCGAGCTCATCGAGCGCATCGGCCGCCGGCTGATGCAGCGCGACGAGTGCGGCGCCGCCCTGGTGCAGGCGATGCGAGCCGGCGAGGTGTCGATGGGCCAGTTCAACCTCGCGCTGGAGTCCGGTGTCGGTGCGGTGCCGGACTGCCCTGCGGCGCTGCGCGCGTTCTTCACCGTCGTCGAGCGCACGCCGGACTGGGTCGACTTCGACCTGCTCAACCGTGGCGCCGCGGCCTACCGGCGGCTGGGCAGCAACGCCGCTGACGTCATGCTGCAGTTGGCGCTGATCGGCGGATACCGGTTCGGCGGGCCGACCGACCTGCTCGTCGAGACGGGCGGCCTGACCGGATCTACCACCGTGCGCCGACTTGCCGAAACCCAACAGTGGGCCGTCGCGATCTCGGCACCGGACGGCATGCGCCGCGACCAACCGGGATTCAAGCTCACCGTGCATGTCCGGCTGATGCACGCGCTGGTCAATCAGCGTTTCGAGACCAACGGACGATGGGACGCCGGGCAATGGGGGTTGCCGATCAACCAGGCCGACCAGGCCGCAACCCTGGGGCTGTTCAACGGGGCACTGCTGCTGGGCGTTCGACTGCTCGGGGTCCGGGTGACCCGCGACGATTCCCTCGCCATCATGCATCTGTGGAAGTACGTCGGATGGCTGATGGGGGTCGACGAAGACTGGCTCTGTGACACCGAGCGCCAACAGCACCGGCTCAACTACCACCTGCTGCTGACGCAGTCCGATGTGAGTTCTGCGGGTCCGCCGTTGGCCAATGCGATCGTCGAGGCGCAGCGCGGGCTGCACTTTCCCAACCTGCGCCGGGTGCGCGGGGCCTACGCGCGCGCCCGGCTGCTCAGCATGCTGCGCTACTTTCTGCGTGCCGAAGGAATGCGCGATCTCGAGCTGCCCTCGGCACTGCCGGTGGCGGTACTGCCGGTCTTGGCTGCCAATGTCGTTCGCTATCAATTACTTACCCGTACCCGGTGGGGTACCGTCTACGTCCAGCGGTGGGGCGACAAGTCTCGGCGAAAAGTGCTGCGCCAATACTTCGGCGACCAGGCCCACGACGTGGGAAAGTTACCGCTGTGAGCACTCGCATCGACCTGGGCCCGCGGTCATTGCTGTGGCGCTGGGCGGGCGACATGCGGATCGCGTTCGAAGGGGGTACGGCCGGCCTGATGCAGACGATGCATCCCGCCATCGGCCAGGGGCTCATTGACCACTCGAATTTCTTCGACGATCCCGTGGATCGGGTATTCCGTTCCCTGCCAGGCATTCTCGGTACCATCTACGACGGACCCGAGGCGGACGAGACCGGGCTCAAGGTGCGGGATTTTCACCGCGACATCAAGGGAGAGATGCCCGGCGGAGAGCGTTATCACGCCCTCAAGCCGGAGACGTACTGGTGGGCGCACGCCACGTTCCAGGTGATGGTGCACCGCCTCGCGGAGTACTGGGATGTGCACCGCCTCACCGACCGCGAGCGTGAGCAGCTCTACCAGGAGGGCTGCGAGTGGTACCGGCGTTACGGCATGTCGGAATCGGTACTGCCACCGACATTGAGCGAGTTCAACCGTGAATATGAGCGCTACTGCGCAGAAGTGCTACAACCCAATGCGGCTTCGGACTTTCTGATCGAGTTCATCCAACGCACCGCGATCCCCGACATGAGCGCGTCACCGGATTATCCGAGCACTCCCCTGCTCAAACCGATCATGGACGTTCTGCTGCCCACCATGCCCGTGCGCACCGCGCTGGCGCCGCCGATGCGTCTGGTGATTTTCGGCGGCCTGCCCCCGATTGTGCGCGAGCGCTTCGGGATTGGCTGGTCCGGCGTCGACGAGACCAGCTACCGCGCAGTGCGCGCGACCATCAGACAGGGATGGCGCGCCGTACCCGCGGCGTTGAAATGGCACGATGCCGCCCGCAAGGGCTGGCTGCGCGAACTGGGCAGCGTGCCCCGTCGCGTGTAGCCGGGTTCAGGCCCTTCGCACGTCGAAGTCGGCGAGCTCGGGCTGCCGCAGCAGCTCATGGTGGGTCTCCGGCGTCCACGGGAACAGTTCCGGCAAGCCGTCTTTGCCGAGATACCAGCTGTTGCAGCCGCTGACCCAAATAGTCTGCGGCATTGCGGCTTTCATGTCTTCGTTGTATTGCTTGGTAGCGGCCTCCGTGGGCGCGGCCGCGACCACCCGCCCGGCACGCAACTGCTCGATCCACCACATCACGTAGTTCGCCTGGTCCTCGGCGATGGGAATCAGAGATTGGTTGCCGATCGGCGAGTGCGGTCCCATCATCATGAACAGGTTGGGGAAGCCCGGTACAGCGATGGACCGGTACGCCATCGGGCCGTCGGCCCAGGCTTCGTCCAGGGTCAACCCGCCTTCCCCGATGATCTCCATCGGCCGCACATAGGCCCGGGCGTCGAACCCGGTGGCGAACACCAGCAGATCAAGTTCGTGCAGGATGCCGTCCGCGGTGACGATGCCGCGCGCCTCGATGTGATCGATCGGGTCGGTGATGATTTCCACGCCTGGCTTCTGCACGGATTTGTAGAAGCGCCCGGCCATCACTTGCCGTTTGCACATCGGCTGGTAGTTCGGGGTGAGTTTGGCGCGCAATTGCGGGTCGCGCACCGAAAGCCGCAGGTTCCAACGACATTCGGCGGTGGCCAGGCGCCGTTGCCAACCCGGCTGGATCGGGGCGCGGCCGAAGATCAACCGGAAGAACCAACCCCAGAACAAGTAGGGCAACCGATTCAGCCCCGCGAAGCGCGACAGCAGCGCCTGCGTCAGCTTCGAGTAACGGGGATTGGGCAGCGGGTAGACCCACTGGGCAGTGCGCTGGAAGACCTTGAGCTGCCGCACCGTGCCGCCCAGCTCCGCGGTGATCTGCACTCCGGTGGATCCGGTACCGATCAGACCGATCCGCTTGTCGGGCAACGACACCGAGTGGTCCCAGCGCGACGAGTGGAACGCGGGCCCGGCGAATGAGTCGCGGCCGGGGATGTCTGGGTAGCGCGGCACCCGCAGCACCCCGGTCGCGGTGACCAGGACGTCGAACGTCTCCTGCCCTGCCTCGGTGGTGAGTCTCCACTTTCCGTCGTCGTATTCGGCCCGGGTGACGTTGGTGCCGAACCGGATGTGCGGACGAATACCACGTTCGTCGGCCACCTGCTGAAAGTAGCGCTGGATCTCCCCTCCCGGCGGCAACCAGTGCGACCAGTTCGGGTTGGGCCGGAAGGAGTACGAGTAGTAACGCGACGGCACATCACAGGTGAGTCCGGGATAGGTGTTGTCGCGCCAGGTGCCTCCGACGTCGTCCGCCTTCTCGAAGATGGTGAACGATTCGATGTCGGCATCCTGCAGTTTGGCTGCCATGCAGATGCCGGACATACCGGCGCCGATGATCGCGACCTTCAGTGCACGTTGCTGCATGACAGCCTCCCGGTGTTCTCGCTGACGTGCACGTTACGCCGATCGGGCCGGCG
It contains:
- a CDS encoding PE domain-containing protein yields the protein MSYVLAAPELMSLAAADLTQLGSQVSAAGAAAHQATTGVLAAAADEVSSAVAALFAGHGLEFQSASIQAATFRDRFVQLLNSAGANYASAEAAGASLLGMAPSVGLLGLGNVGDLNLGSGNTGSYNFGDGNLGSGNFGSGNLGSNNLGLGNLGLFNFGLGNAGYLNVGFGNGSLAQAALENKISSINFGSANLGTYNFGDANVGNNNLGLGNLGNGNFGVGNNGLNNVGFGNIGTGNIGIGLSGNNQIGIGGLNWSGSGGWNIGLANSGSFNFGFANTGDSNWGLANTGSHNIGIGLTGENQVGFGGFNSGTGTSGLFNSGTNNTGFFNSGGGNFGGGQNWGLFNSGTANSGVFNGGSFETGLFNAGDHNTGLFNAGSYNTGVLNTGSFSFGALNAGQGNMGLLNPGTGNVGIENSGTFNSGFANAGYTNFGIYNAGYSNMGIFDSGFGNAGAFNSGGVDLNTLTVGGGNVGFFNSGALNTGFSNSGNLNTGFWNGGSVNTGFGSAVTQAGTVSGFGNSGDHISGFYNIGSYNAGYGNAGEYNYGFENKGNGQGGSMMLTPDLSPNVGFLNTGTNGVGFFNTGQYNVGISNTGFSDVGYGNAGMVNTGFQNTGNYNVGYANSGTWNSGYRNSGNYNSGGYNDSDNTSGFFR
- the cobN gene encoding cobaltochelatase subunit CobN, which codes for MAEPTVLLLSTSDTDLISARSSGKNYRWANPARLSEVELPDLLADASIVVVRILGGYRAWEDGIETVLASGVPTVLVSGEQAPDADLTGRSTVAAGIAVQTHIYLAHGGVDNIRQLHAFLSDTVLMTGFGFSPPVATPTWGVLERTAAPTTGPTVAVLYYRAQQLAGNTAYVEALCQAIERAGGKALPVYCASLRTAEPELLATLGAADAMVVTVLAAGGVKPAAASAGGNDDSWNVEHLAALDVPILQGLCLTSSRAQWSDNDDGLSPLDVATQVAVPEFDGRIITVPFSFKEIDDDGLISYVADPERCDRVAGLAVRHAMLRRIAPADKRVALVFSAYPTKHARIGNAVGLDTPASAVALLRAMGDAGYQVGNLPGVEAGDGDALVHALIERGGQDPDWLTSEQLAGNPIRVSAADYRKWFATLPAELTDAVTRHWGPPPGDLFVDRSNDPDGEIVIAAIQSDNLVLMVQPPRGFGENPVAIYHDPDLPPSHHYLAAYHWLDAGFGSHAIVHLGKHGNLEWLPGKTLGMSAACGSDAALGNLPLIYPFLVNDPGEGTQAKRRAHAVLVDHLIPPMARAETYGDIARLEQLLDEHANVAALDPAKLPAIRQQIWTLIRAAKMDHDLGLTERPEEDTFDDMLLHVDGWLCEIKDVQIRDGLHILGQKPTGDGELDLVLAILRARQLFGGTHALPGLRQALGLAEDGTDERTSVDQTEAAARGLIAAMQESGWDPWAADRLTDNADVAAVLRFAATEVVPRLAGTASEIEQVLRALDGRFIPSGPSGSPLRGLVNVLPTGRNFYSVDPKAVPSRLAWEAGVALADSLLQRYRADHGQWPQSVGLSVWGTSAMRTAGDDIAEVLALLGVRPVWDDASRRVVDLAAISLPELGRPRIDVTVRISGFFRDAFPHVVTMLDDAVQLVATLDEPAEDNYVRAHAQADLAQHGDQRRSTTRIFGSKPGTYGAGLLQLIDSRNWRDDADLAQVYTAWGGFAYGRNLDGREAVDDMNRQYRRIAVAAKNTDTREHDIADSDDYFQYHGGMVATVRALTGQAPAAYIGDNTRPDAIRTRTLSEETTRVFRARVVNPRWMSAMRRHGYKGAFEMAATVDYLFGYDATAGVMADWMYEQLSERYVLDAENRKFMNESNPWALHGMAERLLEAAGRGMWAEPQADTLDGLRRVLLETEGDLEG
- a CDS encoding SDR family oxidoreductase: MTSSVAGKVVAITGGARGIGLAIASALHSSGAKVAIGDIDEAGAKAAGERLGLPLATRLDVTDRSSFTEFLDAAENQLGPLDVVVNNAGLITVGSAVEETDEATQRLFDVNVHGVILGTKLAAQRMLPRRRGHVVNIGSLGSVLPTEGIATYCATKHAVLGYTDAVRMETRGRGVHFTVIMPTLTNTDMVAGVGHAKGFKNAEPEDVARAVVGVIAKPEPRVAIPRSLGLTVWAQRLMPLGVAEALGRALGTGRVFTSDLQREQHDVYTRRTGLS
- a CDS encoding molybdopterin-dependent oxidoreductase; the encoded protein is MLAGVAAASVALGVAQLVSIPFGGRADARTAVGTAVVDLTPGPVKEWAIQTLGTLDKPFLAVVVLIVIATLAAIAGTLETRRRPVGSAVIVAGGVLGCLAVLSRPGATALDTIPTIVGTACGVAALRLLTRRITPDPEHPDESNDQTDAGRRRLLVLGVLGFGIVSGVAGAVIARLAQSVAADRRTFVLPPPRSSAPPIPAEVQPKDVALPSFITPSTDFYRIDTALSVPQISHRDWRLRIHGMVDRETTYSFDDLARFNIVETVATLTCVSNPVGGKLISTGIWTGYRVADLLAAAGVHKDADMVLSTSIDGFTAGTPVLALTDGREALLAVSLNGQPLPVEHGYPARLVVPGLYGYVSATKWVVELELTRFDKAQAYWTRQGWAAQAPVKTESRIDVPRRGQQVPLGPVVFGGVAWAQNRGVRAVEVRIGDGAWQPAELGAAYSNETWRLWSFPWQAKSPGKQTITVRAIDNTGAVQTEQRADPVPDGATGWHSVSFSVTEK